One Hypanus sabinus isolate sHypSab1 chromosome 4, sHypSab1.hap1, whole genome shotgun sequence genomic region harbors:
- the LOC132392366 gene encoding uncharacterized protein LOC132392366, which yields MGTSLFPLLGRERACERNGPVDGLVPTEGCSHIWITSPSAVTTSRITTTTSEIFSKRPKLYKCVFGTTQLAILGKSTTRTTLPAWLTSPGPVLLRKHARSNKYSPLVERVHLLHANPQYAYVVLPDGREDMVSVRDLAPAGAPDPYPEHSTVTVNPVPTRVYTHETPRTPSPTQTPHDTPIPGTTHMHEGLPTPNVLAPQVRPEPAQPLLLVQSPPVLRRLQRWTRPHDRLDL from the exons atggggacatctctctttccattattagggagagagcgagcctgtg agagaAATGGACCGGTTGATGGACTAGTGCCAACTGAAGgctgttcccatatctggataacatcaccatctgcggtcacgaccaGCAGGATCACGACAACAACCTCCGAAattttttccaagcggccaaagctttacaagtgtgtgtttggaaccacccaacttgctatccttgg gaaatcGACCAccaggaccaccctaccggcttggctgacgtccccggggccagtgctgctccggaaacatgcgaggagcaataaatactccccgctggtcgagcgggttcaccttctacatgcaaacccccagtatgcctacgtggtcttacctgatgggcgggaggacatggtctccgtccgcgacctggcgcctgcaggagcaccagacccctaccctgaacactccacggtgactgtgaaccccgtacccaccagggtgtatacccacgagacaccacgcactccaagccctacacagacaccacatgacactcctataccgggcacgACGCACATGCACGAGGGATTACCGACACCTAACgtgctggcacctcaagtcaggccggagccagcacaaccactgttgctggtgcaatcaccaccagtgctacgtagattgcagcgATGGACTCGACCAcatgatagacttgacctgtaa